The Elaeis guineensis isolate ETL-2024a chromosome 11, EG11, whole genome shotgun sequence genomic interval CATCCATACGAACATAGGCTTTGCTAGTCGGTATAAAATTGGCATATGAaacaagaactctgtcgattaagaacacTAACCCTATCACGGGTATAAAATGATCATAGCACGAATATCTATGAGCAATGTTTTAAAACATGACACAAATATTTGACAAGAATAACTTACGAATCAagtttataaaatattcatgatttatgcatgtatgattatctttatgacttattttattttatactttacgaaatgctttatttttgtaatatttattattttctaaatgttgcatcatcatagaaaaaacttatgcttgatctgatAAAGGAGGTGTAGGTTTTACGTACGGAGCAAGTATagcttatatctttttatttttctttttgttttacaGAAGAATAAGTTAGGGTCTGCGTGGtaagtttgaaaattttatagttgaaacttaatttattggataataaTGGATTTGTAGTTAACTATTTATGAATTCTGAGATATGGATTTggtatttgattttagatttacatgCCCTGAATTAGtcttgatttaattaatgatttgaattGGATCTCTTTATTACTTTTTATTTGTGATGTATTTATCTTCTTAAAATatatcttttattctatttaaaataatgaATGTTGTCTCCATGTTATCATGGGCTGCATcctcgatagcatggccgtgCTATGTCCTGAATTTGGGGCATGACAATAATAAGTTTCAGGAAGAGGTTGGGCTGATCGTCAATATTACCAGATTCTACTTGCCGCCTCCGGAAAAGGTGGACATTAGTAATCAAATTTACCAAAGTACATTGCACCAGTGAAGTTATGAGTTAAATGACCAACTTTGACTTTGTTTTCCTCAGAAGGCAAGAGCAGCTATGGTCTTCTGCCATCAGTGTATCTTTATTCTTTGAGAAATGCCCCTTGGAGGTCATCTGATCACTTCAGTTAAGTTGCACTATCAACTTTAGTGGCTGGGAATTCAGATGCATGGTGAGTTGTATCCCTAGATTAGCAGTTGTTAAGattgtatatggggaagaaggaGAAAGTCAAGAGAAGGGGTAATGGTTGACCTACAGCATTAGATTGTAGACCAATAAAGATGAGATTTTGATTAATGGAGGGTGGAACAAACATGTGGGGAGTAAAGTGCATTAATAAGGTTCTTAAATGTGATGCCATGAGGGACTTGATATAGTTATATAGATGGATCTTAGCAATTATTTTCTATATTGAAGTAGTTTACTGAAATCATTTATGTTTGTTTGACATCATTTGTTTGATGCTGAGGTACAGTGCCATGTGAGTTAAGAAAGGATCTATGGACATGGGATAGATATGTGCACAACTAGATAACGTCAATGATGTTGAAAATTGATGTGAACATTGGTTGAAAAAAATCTAATACAGTCAACTTTGACACTTGTGATCCACTACATGTGGCTATGTAGGGTTGTCTACAAGAATACACCAAGTTTAAGAAAAAAATGGTGCTAGCATCGAATAAGGCTTGGTTGATTAGCAAGCATGATCAAATTAATGTTTATAGCCTTTTAGCATGCCAAAAACCATCAAGGGATAGATAAAGAGGACACCAACATGAACCATACATAACGGGCAGCCCAATGCATGAGGCTCCTGCCACTACAGGGTTTGGCAAAGTCACAGGTATCTAACCTTACCTCACATGCAGAGTGGTTTTTTACATGTTTGAACCCATTACACCTAGGTCACAATGGAGCAACTTTTTTGATGCACCAAAGTTCACTTGATTCCATGTTATAAATGCATGGCACCCAGGTCATGGTGCAATAATCTCACTGTTGCACCAAGACTTGCTCTCACTAACATGAACCATACATAACCAAAAAGGAAATGACCAGGTCAGTTGTGCACAAGGTTGaaataagaagagaaagaaggtgCCTAGGCACTGGAGCAAATAGGTGGACCTTCTAGTTGAATGGTGGGGTGCATGAGTTCTAAATATAACACCTAGAAAACATTCATGGATGTAATATTTGTCCACTTTCTAGGACCATTCTCTTCCATCTTTGCTTACACAAGTTGAATTTGTCTTCCACCATGTAGATATTTCGATTGCAATCCTTCAAAGTTTCTCCCTTGACCATAAACTGTCGTTTTTCACTGGTTGAATTTTGTTGACTTGGATCTTGAACCATTTTCATGCCTGCCTTAGAACTAGTGTTCCTTTAGCATACCTTTGGATAGTCCTGATCTGTCctttttctaatctttttttcTATTCTTAAATTGCTTCATTCTTTGTTTAATATTCTTTGCTTTCATCATAGGGGGTCTCATTTTGCAATTTGGTTATTCAGACTCAGAGGTGGGCAATGGGCCAGGCACCCATTATACGGCCCGGTCCATCACAAAAGGGTCGTGTCAGGCATGACCCGTTAGCTATAGTAACGGGACGTGCCAGGCATGGCCTATTAGAAAGAGTCGGACTGAGCTGAGGGCTTGTGGCCTGTGGCTCAGGCCTAGCACGGCCCATGGCCTAGGCCCGACACGGCCCATAAGGGCCTAGGCTGGCATGGCTCACAGGCCGTGTCGTAAGCCCGCGGCCCAGGCCCTGCACGGCCCATAAGGGCCTGGGCTGGCACGATATGCGGGCCAAGCACGGCACGGCTCATGGGCTAGGCACGGCCCAACACTGTCCAGGCCCGGTCCAAGCCTGGCCTgacccttctttttgaatttaaaaatataatttttttataaattataagagTTAAGGAGTAAAATTAAAACTAAAtgtgaattttttttgtaaaaataaaaaattactttgTAATGGTGGGAGATTTGGCATGGACCCCCACTGATTTATTAATAACAATCAAAATGGTACAAGGGAGGGGGTGGGCCTGACTAGAGCTGTCAAGATGAGCCAGCCCATCCCAACCCGCCCCGACCCACCTCTAAACGGGTCGGGGCGGCCTGGCCCGTTTAACTGACGGGTTGGAAAAATCCCAACCCGACCCGATCCGACCCACCATGGGCTGCGGGTTAAACGGCCAACCcaccaaaattcaaaaaaaaaaaaatctataaacagTAATATAAACTGAATTCATATTCAATTTGAGCTCAAATCAACCTATCAAAGTTTCATATCTCAATTCTTAGAGCCATAAAATGAAATTGTCCAACTTAAACTAACTACTTAATACAATCCAAACTTAAAAGATTTTaagtttcaattttcaaattaatttagagGTAAATCAAAGTCCCAAAAAGTTATCCTCCATATCATTATTGTGGTTCtcatcattcaattcttcatcttcttcttctttatcaattatctcttcaataacattagaacttcttttgaaatatatatatatatatgtataaataaaagTGATGGGTCAACCCGTCCCGACCCACCAACCCAAATGGGGCAGGTCATTTGATCCACTTTTAAATGGATTGCTAAAATATCAACCAAACTTGCCCCATTTATATGGTGGGGCGGGCCAACCCGACGGGCCCAACCCAAATTGACAGCTCTATGTCTGACCTCCGAATACAATAAGAGAGAAGAAATTAAGATGACTCatcttaataattaaaaaataaatctaaaaagttACAAATATGAGAAATTAATAATTGAAAATCTTATTGATCGTCAGTAGTGTTTGTGTCGTCGTCATCATCGGATGTTGTATTATGTCCATCTTTATCTTTAAATCTCGCCTCGGCATCCAATCAGTCTTTGAAGTAGAGTAGCATATCAATTGTTTCGTTGGTCATTCTACTTTTTTTTCGTCTAGAACTCGTCGATCTGCACTAAAAGCAGATTTGGATGCTACTGTAGACATCGGCACAGCTAAGATATGACGTGCAAGGCAGACATAATAGGATATTGATTTTTAATACTTTTCCATCATGCTAACACatcaagattttttatttgattttcatcatatgcAGATTGAAGATCATTTCGTAAATAAAATTCAAGTTCACTACTTAAAGACGAAGATGAAGATGAACTTGAAGAAGCATATGTATGTCTCTTATGTGCAATGAATGAGAAAATAGATGATGAATGAGAACTACTGGAAGAAGAGACGGAGGTTTATGAATGAGAAGCACTGGATCCATGAATCTTATcatcatataaaatataaatatcatgaAGAAGTTGGTTTACTTCAGCTTTAGCAAGTTCAGAATTTTGATTCATGTTTTTATAATATGCATCAAGTAAAATTAAAATACCACTTAATTTAACACGTGGATCAAATATAGCAGTTAAATTATGCTTAGGACATATCCTATCCTAATACTCATTCCATTTAGATTTCATTTCATAAATAATAGGCtctaaaatatcatcatatctaTGTTGTGCAAATTTTTGGCTAATAAGATATGCTTGTTGTAAAAATGAACAAGAGGTTGGATAATAAATATCAGAAAGAATTTCAGTGGTATTATAAAAATTAActaaaaattctttcaaaattttatctttgttccaATCATTTTCAgtcaatataaaatctaatccacgatcattaatatatgcacttaataaatttttatatggatatgcaTCATATATCATTGTATATGTCGAGTTTCAATGAGTAATtacatcaagtttaaatttttaaaatgtttACCATGATCTATACACATTTGCTTAAATTCTTGAAGTCTTGCTCTTGAAGCTTGAATAAAAGAaattgtatttttaatttttaaaataatatcttGAACCATACCCATGCCAGATTGAACAGAGAGATTTAAAATATGACATGCACATCTAATatgcaataatttttatttagaattgGGATGCAATGAGTCTTTCAATAATCTAATAGTCGAATTATTATTAGATACATTATTAAAAGTAAtagacataattttatcattaataccaTATGTACATGCAGTTTGATAAATAGAGTTAGAAATTTGTTATCCAGAATATGAAAAATCAAAAGCACGAAAAACAAGAATACGTTTATTTAATAGccaatcattatcaatataatgagCAGTAACAGCAATAAAATAATAACTATCAACAGATGCTGTCCAAATATCAAAAGTTAATGATACTTTTGAATTTAAGGTAGAGAGAGTCTCAATTAAACTTTATTTTATTGCTAAAAAATTAGTCATAGCTACTCTCTAAATGTACGTCTACTAGTTCTTCTGTAAGCGGGTTGTAGGGCTAACTGAACAcactcttcaaaattaaaagactcACATAAGCTAAAAGATAATTCATCTTTAATTATCCATTTGACCAATGCTTTCCTTTGATTTTCACGATTATATGCAAAACTACCTACAAAACTATCCTCTTGTATATTAAGGATATTTTAAAGACGAGCATTACTTATAATATGGCTCTCTTGATGTCTCTTCAAATGGTCAGTTTTTTCACTACTAGCACAACTATACAATTtggcatattttttatattttgcttttaaAACTTCATCTACTATAACTCTTTCAAAGTCATTTCATACGGCACTAGTCTTCTTACGGGAAGAAGAGGCAAAGCCTTAATCTTCAGTATTGATTTTAGAGAGAGCAAGAATAGTAGTTTTTTGTCCCTCTGAAATCGAGGAAATACCAAAATGACTCCCATCAAAAGATGCTATATCTAAATATGAGTTATGCAAATAAAAAAGATTTACCAAACAAAAGAATTGAGTAGAGGTAGGCCGTAGGTGGAGACTTGTGAGCTTCCTCTTGTGCTCCTTACTTTTTCTCTGGACCTCAACAAAGATCTCCAAACTCCAATAGATGGACTAATCCTCTTGTATAGTTTGAATACTTGCTATTGCTAAATATTAAACACTTGCTAAATATTGCTAGAAGAAAAAGAGTAGTagtagagaagaagaggagagttAATTTggtgtgatgaaaatagaagagGAGGGGGGTATTTATAGgaattcaatatttttatttttttaaaatacccCTCAAATTAGCCACTTTATGACTATTGGGGGGTTAAAATGGTAAAAGCCCAAAAATAGCCATTATCaacccaaaaaaataaacaaaaagaagGATTTAGCCATTATGGGTTGGGCCTGCCCGTAACGACATTAAACGGGCCGTGCTTGGCACAGCCCGTTTGggctgattttttaaaaaaaagaaaaaaaagaaaagggatgcCCATCAGGCCCGCGAGCCGCGGGCCTGATGGGCCATGGCACGGCCTGCCAGACTCGAGCCTAGGGCCGTGCTAGGCTGGGGTTCGGGGTAAACGGACTGTGCCTGGCACGGCCCGTTTGGACCATGGCCCATGGGCCTGGGCCTGGCCGTGCCAGCATAGCCTGGTGCCCATATCTGAATCAGACTTCCTGATGTTCTTTAGAAATATCTGCCCCTTGAGACACAGTTTGAAACTAATTAATTCTGTGCATGCTAGTTTTCAGATTCTCTTAATATTCACTTGTGTTGGGCTTTATGCAATGGCACTTGGATATCATTCATGCCATGGTGCCTTGTGATGGTTTATCTTCAATTTCCTTCATTTGTATGCAAATCTTGTATATTGTCTATTCACAACTTCCAATTGCTGCTCCATGGCTTGCTTGCCAATGCCAAACCTCCTTGCTGCTTTTTGATTTTGTCAAGTAGAATGTATGAATGCTAATTACTTTTAAAGCCAAATTTTCTTTGCGTAAACCTACATTGCTAGCCTTTCTCCTTGCCAAATCTTCCTTTTTAAAGATTCACCCGATCAACTACACTATAACTCACCATCTCTTAAAAATTACACCATTTCAACATGTTTTAACCGGTCAGCCTTAGTTGTCATGTGCTACTGCTGTGATTCTTTATCATGGTCTGCTTTGCTTCTTTCAGTACCACATATATTCCATATATATTGCCTTATCATTGGAGTCACATTGACACAATTTTGGCCACCAGAGTCTGATTCCTGTTATTAACTTCAGTCATAGCTTTATCATGTCTATCTAGAACAATCTTCCTATTCTCTAGTGTGTAAACAAAAAAGTAGTTTAGGTAATTACCTGCTTAAACTTTTAGTACAGGCACAGTGACATTTCTTATACCTGACCCCATCCAGATGAAACATATGGAGGATTAGTGTCAGGATGACACTTGGCCTAAATAAAGCCAGATTGTGAAACAGAAAGATTTGATACAACTTGTTGCTCATGATTTTGTTGAGAAAATGATTGATACTTTTGTGCTCATAGTTATGGTCCCGTACTTCTTCTAGATATGGTTCCTCAAGTGGTTTCAAAATTTATGATGTTATTAGCTATATATTATGGCTGCAGTAAGTGCTAACTCTTTGATTTTCTTCTCCTGTTAGTTTATGATGTGACACGGCGAGAAACTTTTGCAAATTTAGCTGATATATGGGCCAGGGAAATTGACTTGTACTCCACTAATCAAGACTGCATCAAAATAGTTGTTGGGAATAAGGTTGACAAGGTAGCTTCTATAGTCATTGTTATTTTGTTATTGTGGATAATTGCTGCGTTTGACAATTCTGAAGCTAATGACATTTTGTAACATGACATAAAGCAATGTAGTTATTAGCATTTTTAATTCCAAGGTAGCTTCCATTGTCATTGTTATTTTGTTATTTCAGATAATTGGTGTGTTTGAAAATTCTGAAGTTATTAACATTTTGTAGCGTAATATAAAGAAAAATATACACATATATTAGGATATTAGGATTTTATTGTTCTTTAATAGACATTTTCCATCTAATGTAGGGCATGCAGTGCTCACTACATGTTACTCTAATCACCTTATAACATGCCAGGAAACTGAGAAGATGGTGACAAGGGAAGAGGGAATTGCTTTTGCACAACAATATGGATGCTTGTTTCTTGAATGCAGTGCAAAAACACGAGAAAATGTGGAGAAATGTTTCGAAGAACTTGCACTGAAGGTACACTTCATAAAACATATGAAATGATTGGATGTTATCtgaatttgatgaaaattataGGATCATGATTTGACCATCTCGGATATGACTCATGAAGAATGTTAGACTATGGAAGTTGCTCTGATCATATCAGGCTCTTATTCTGTTTATAAATTGGATTGCCGTGAACTTTTAACTTTGTTTAATTGTGTTGATGCCAACATAGGTTTTCTCCATATCAGGGATCATACacattgaaatttaaaaaaagaaaagtagtAGACCTCATGtctcttttttccttttaaaCAACAGAGATAACATGTTTCATGAACTTCTGTGGGATCACTGGTCAATAGGGATGACAAATCTGATCTCCAATCTTGATTGCTGTGTTTTAAGTCTTCCTTTATTGATGATTGGAGTCTAGTTAGGACTTCACTATGTTGGGCAAAACTATATTGATCATTGTGGAAACTAAGCAATGCTCTTTAACAGATTCTGGAGGTTCCTAGTCTATTGGAGGAAGGATCTGCAGCCATGAAGAGGAACATTTCGAAACAGAAACCGGAAGATCATGCAAGCGAAGTAGGGGGCTGTTGCTCGTAAATAATGATGCATGACTCCATGAGAATAGCTGGCTGTTCAGAATTTCTGAGCAAATAATTAAGTGATGACATGCAATCACATCATCGAAAGCCTGCTCCAAGATGATGTTAATGAGTGTGTTTGTTTGCTCATTCCTTTCATGTCAATCTATTGGTGGGTCGGAGTGTAGAATGAAAAGGAATGATTATATACATATCTTTCTGATTTGCTTATAGTGCTTTCTATTTGATGCTTGTATGAGTTTTGAGTCATGAAAGCTTGACAGATCATGTAAAAAATTTGTATTGCCAGTTGAAACAAGTGTTTGTAGGAGGCTGACTTCTGGGTTTAGATACGCTTAAATGTGGATTGTATTTCCTCAAATCAGCTGGCATTTTCGACATCTAAAATATTAGGTTTTGGAAGCAGGATCCAAGCTCGACAGAACCTTAGTTAATTCTAAGCAGCTCGAGAAGCTTCACTGGTACCGTGAGAAATTCAAGGGTGAGAGATAGAGAGATGCATGCATGCGTTCTAGTTTTGTATGTGTGTGGAGTGTGTGCTGTATTTTTGGTACAAGAACCACTGTTATTCGCTAGAAGATTATGCTAGTTGTTTGCTATGTATTCTGCTAGTTGTGCGGTGGCCTTGTGTACTTAATGATGGTCCAACTATGCCCCAGCATTTCTGTAGATTTGTTCTAGAGTCGATGACTTAACCTCACCAATCTTAGCTGATTCCGTGAATCATTCCTTACCATGCTCCTTGGAGCATAGCTGTGAAGAACGAACAGCAACATTGCAACAtacaaataaaagaaaagaaacaaacctAAAATTTGAAGAAATCTTCTGCAGTTCAAAGCAGTTTAAAAAATGAGATGCCTAACAAAATCGGACCTGAGGATTTAAGAATTCTTCTGCCTTAAAAGCAGTTGAATTATGCCTGGGAATTCCATTCTCAACCATCCACAGACAGATGTATGCTCTGTGACTCTCCTTCCTCTATTCCCTGGCAGCTTCGCTATCTCCCGTTTTATGATTCTAATGGATATATTTACAATGGAGCTGGATGATATATCTGGTTGATGAAAAAAGGGCAACAAGAAGGGAAAAAGGTGGTGAATCAAACTTACACCAACCTCGTACACCAAATTCATTGTCCGGGAACCCCCACAACCGGATATGCTgaaggttgatttggataatgcAGCTCAATCAGAAGCTACTGGAGCTGGTTGCATTGTTAGAGACTCGACTCATCGGTTGTTGCTTGCTGCTTTGTTTTCTTTGCAACTAATGTCCGTAGTTAATGAAGAATTGACCACGGTAAGGGAGGGTATTCGGCTGCTACTGATTATTTAGGATAAGAACATAAATCTTGCAAGACGGAACTGttctaattttttcatgaatGGAATGTGCCACCATCCCATCTCACCCCACTTTGGACAGATATATCCCAGGAAGTACTGATTGGAACATCAGGACAATAACAAGAATGTGCTGCTCCAACACTATGGATGGTATCCGATCCTGCTATCCTAGGGGATGTCCTGCTCCTTGATCTAAGGGGAGCTAGAGTTTAGCCTGAGAGGGACCTTCTTTAGCTGTCATCTCCTGCATCAAGGGACTTTTTACTCGCCTCTATCTTTTCCTCCACGAGATATGGACCATCTTTTCCCTGTTTCATGTTTCTCACACTTATAAgctgcagattttttttttttattagctgTCATGTTACAAAAATACATTCCTTGAGACAATTTTTGGTCCTTGGGCTTCCCTCCTCCTTTCCAACAACTGCATCTGGCGGATGTTCATGGATCACCCTTCGTCTCCTGTTTGCGTTCACCagaatttatctttatttctCTTTTGCTTATGTACTCCCTGGTTACTTTCTTCTATATTGGGGTTTCTATTCCTTCTCTAGCTACCCAAAGAAGGGGCAAATTTGAAGTAAAaggaatcaaatatttttatttctagcATATATGGCCCAAAATATTTGTTTAAATTTTTCAACAACTAGGTTGCAAGGAAAATTGCTTTTAGAACTTAGTGTTTTTAAGAAAAATCTAGTTTTTCATTCATTAGTTTCATTGGAAAATTGATAATTTTGGAAAGTTTCTACTAATGAAAGCTTTTccgttttcatgaaaaaaaaattcatatttttcttgtttCCTTTTCCATGGATTTCAATCGAACATACTTGAAGGAAAATATTTGGGGGCAATGATATGTGG includes:
- the LOC105034506 gene encoding ras-related protein RABC2a translates to MGSSAGSGSSYDYAFKILLIGDSGVGKSSLLLSFISSHVDDLAPTIGVDFKIKHLTVGGKRLKLTIWDTAGQERFRTLTSSYYRGAQGIILVYDVTRRETFANLADIWAREIDLYSTNQDCIKIVVGNKVDKETEKMVTREEGIAFAQQYGCLFLECSAKTRENVEKCFEELALKILEVPSLLEEGSAAMKRNISKQKPEDHASEVGGCCS